From Calothrix sp. PCC 6303, a single genomic window includes:
- a CDS encoding NACHT and WD40 repeat domain-containing protein, which yields MSLINLDLVFNAITSIANPLIKEKLLRSETVIKLLQQFNLDPEHPPADFSGVYAYALVEYGVGKPKPLLELFRQEAIKQAFRTALDHNNPSILLSEVDVFLDAYTLGDDIRGLGLDVRREVAEFATVFIEVAKRTRTPADVLLNQKIGSLHKRIATIQEQLERLPTLEGIRTEIARLAVENYPALPGSVTENQCRAIALAQQMRGWFETLGYDFEKYEIWAEEYFEWIIQIPVRRSYDRILIRGVAGEIGLSDVMALRSSVEAQKTDEGWLVTTRRISRAARDEVKKEENHRLDCFTFDELIDLDADFNAYLDWLEAEIKRRKIDTKYVPLACTKEEIHPVTKQRIGVSRYEEEDGWIDGYIDLWLDDPAKEHISILGEFGTGKTWFVFHYAWIALQRYRDAQKRGVERPRLPLVITLRDFAKALNVENVLAGFFFTQHNIRINSEVFDQLNRMGKLLLIFDGFDEMAAKVDRQQMINNFWELAKVVVPGAKVILTCRTEHFPEAKEGRALLNAELQASTKKLTGETPQFEVLELEKFNDEQIRQVLSYQAEAATVEQVMGNEQLLDLARRPVMTDLILEALPDIEAGKPVDMSRVYLYAVRRKMERDIKAERTFTSLADKLYFLCELSWEMLSNDQMSLNYRLFPERIRRLFGSSVQEEKDLDHWHYDMMAQTMLVRNADGDYTPAHRSLLEFFVAYKFAAELGALASDFTELAQARSLVDKTVAPADYTWSGYFSQQGSGEAMPAANPLGNASLREFKSESLDKLRETFGKVPLTKAVMDLLLPMLGNNELLISVIKETRDKNEDEVGYIGGNAATLAVKIDKAVLEGRDLSRAVIKAADFSNASLRDVNFTEANLIDSGFVKDFGAVFSVAYSSDGQFLATGDGNGIVRLWKVSTSREILTCKGHTSGILSVNFSSDAYTFASGGYDGTIKLWNSQNGKCLKTLEGHNYSVNSVVFCSEGKILASGSSDNTIRLWDITTGQCLQILEGHTDSILSIALSTDDKILASGASDNTVRLWNTQTGKCLKILQGHTNSVSSVVFSPDGQLLASAGYDATLKLWEIQTGQCKSTLETPNNPIFAITFSPDSKILASSSNQIIKLWDISTNKCIQILEGHFNIVRSIAFSPKGNNLVSGSYDKTVRFWNISTGECFKILQGYSNWVNSITFSLDSQKLASGDDLAIVIWDVSSGKSLRTLQGHTHWVQSIALNQDGTILASGSADNTVRLWDFQTGECLKLLQGHSDWVQSVAFSPDNQLLASGSADGTVRLWEVPVGRCWKILRSNYSIRSVAFSLDGEILASGLSDGTLQLWNIHTSECLKTLQVGNNIGTRSIAFSPDSKVLASGISNASVGLWNISTGEFLRSLQAHTDSVLAVAFSPDSKILASSGDDQTVILWDINSGECLKILRGHSLWIRSVAFSSDGNIIASCSCDSTIKLWNVETGECLKTLINKRPYENMTITGVRGLTEAEKASLKALGAVEDGE from the coding sequence ATGAGCTTGATTAATCTGGATCTGGTCTTTAACGCCATTACTAGCATCGCCAATCCTTTGATTAAAGAAAAACTTCTGCGTAGTGAGACAGTTATTAAGTTACTCCAGCAGTTTAACCTAGATCCAGAGCATCCACCTGCTGATTTTAGTGGTGTTTACGCTTACGCCTTAGTAGAATACGGTGTGGGTAAACCAAAACCATTGCTGGAATTATTTCGACAAGAAGCAATTAAACAAGCTTTTCGCACAGCATTAGACCACAATAACCCCTCAATTTTGCTTTCTGAGGTTGATGTTTTTCTAGATGCCTATACATTAGGTGATGATATCAGAGGTTTAGGGCTTGATGTCAGGCGAGAAGTAGCTGAATTTGCGACGGTATTTATTGAAGTTGCAAAACGCACTCGCACACCTGCTGATGTATTGCTGAACCAGAAAATTGGTTCTCTACATAAAAGAATTGCTACTATTCAAGAACAACTGGAAAGATTGCCGACTTTGGAGGGAATTCGCACAGAAATAGCCAGGTTGGCAGTAGAGAATTATCCCGCATTACCAGGAAGTGTAACCGAAAACCAATGTAGAGCGATCGCACTTGCCCAACAAATGCGAGGATGGTTTGAAACCTTGGGCTATGACTTTGAAAAATATGAAATCTGGGCAGAAGAATATTTTGAATGGATAATTCAAATTCCAGTACGTCGCAGTTATGACCGCATTCTTATCCGTGGCGTTGCTGGAGAAATTGGACTGAGTGATGTCATGGCGTTGCGTTCCTCAGTTGAGGCGCAAAAAACTGATGAAGGATGGTTAGTAACAACCCGCCGCATTTCCCGCGCCGCCAGGGATGAAGTCAAGAAGGAAGAAAATCATCGTCTTGATTGTTTCACTTTTGACGAACTAATTGACTTGGATGCCGACTTTAATGCCTATCTTGACTGGTTAGAAGCAGAAATCAAACGCCGAAAAATTGATACTAAGTATGTACCCCTTGCTTGTACAAAAGAAGAAATTCACCCAGTGACTAAGCAGCGAATTGGGGTGAGTCGTTATGAAGAAGAGGACGGCTGGATTGATGGCTATATCGATTTATGGCTTGATGACCCCGCAAAAGAGCATATTTCAATTTTGGGAGAATTTGGTACAGGTAAAACTTGGTTTGTCTTTCACTATGCTTGGATAGCACTGCAACGTTACCGCGATGCCCAAAAACGTGGTGTTGAACGTCCCCGTCTCCCTTTAGTAATTACCTTGCGTGACTTTGCCAAAGCGTTAAATGTGGAGAATGTTTTGGCAGGGTTCTTTTTTACCCAACACAATATCCGCATTAACAGCGAAGTTTTTGACCAACTCAACCGCATGGGTAAATTGCTACTAATTTTCGATGGCTTTGACGAAATGGCAGCAAAAGTTGACCGTCAACAGATGATTAACAACTTCTGGGAACTGGCAAAGGTTGTAGTTCCCGGTGCTAAGGTCATCCTTACCTGTCGGACTGAGCATTTCCCAGAGGCGAAGGAAGGACGTGCTTTACTAAATGCAGAGTTGCAAGCATCAACTAAAAAATTAACTGGGGAAACACCGCAATTTGAAGTTTTGGAATTAGAGAAATTCAACGATGAGCAAATTCGGCAGGTGCTTTCATACCAAGCTGAAGCTGCGACAGTTGAACAAGTGATGGGCAATGAGCAATTATTAGACTTAGCCCGTCGTCCAGTGATGACTGACTTAATCTTGGAAGCATTGCCAGATATTGAAGCGGGTAAACCTGTGGATATGTCGCGGGTTTATTTGTATGCAGTGCGGCGCAAAATGGAACGAGACATCAAAGCAGAACGTACTTTTACTTCTTTGGCAGATAAACTGTACTTTTTGTGTGAACTTTCCTGGGAAATGCTGTCTAATGACCAAATGAGTCTGAATTATCGGCTGTTCCCAGAACGCATTCGCCGCTTATTTGGTTCTAGTGTTCAAGAAGAGAAAGATTTAGACCACTGGCATTATGACATGATGGCGCAAACGATGCTTGTCCGCAATGCTGATGGTGACTATACTCCCGCGCATAGATCTCTGTTAGAGTTTTTTGTAGCGTATAAATTTGCCGCAGAATTGGGGGCTTTGGCGAGTGATTTTACGGAATTAGCACAAGCGCGATCGCTTGTAGATAAAACTGTCGCGCCTGCTGATTATACGTGGTCTGGTTATTTTTCTCAGCAAGGGAGTGGTGAGGCGATGCCTGCGGCAAACCCTTTGGGGAACGCATCTTTAAGGGAATTTAAAAGTGAGTCTTTGGATAAGTTGAGAGAGACTTTTGGCAAAGTGCCACTCACAAAAGCAGTGATGGATTTGCTTTTACCGATGTTGGGTAATAATGAGTTGCTTATTAGTGTCATTAAAGAGACACGGGATAAAAACGAAGATGAGGTAGGTTATATTGGCGGGAATGCAGCGACGCTAGCAGTAAAGATAGATAAGGCAGTGTTGGAAGGGAGAGATTTAAGTCGTGCAGTAATTAAAGCGGCAGATTTTAGTAATGCGAGTTTACGGGATGTAAATTTTACTGAAGCTAATTTAATTGATTCTGGTTTTGTAAAAGACTTTGGTGCAGTTTTTTCAGTTGCATACAGTTCAGATGGTCAATTTCTAGCTACTGGTGATGGCAATGGTATTGTTCGTTTATGGAAAGTTTCTACTAGTAGAGAGATACTAACTTGTAAAGGACATACGTCTGGAATACTTTCAGTTAACTTTAGTTCTGATGCTTATACTTTTGCTAGTGGTGGTTATGACGGAACAATTAAACTATGGAATAGTCAGAATGGCAAATGCTTAAAAACTTTGGAAGGACATAACTATTCCGTAAATTCTGTAGTGTTTTGCTCTGAAGGTAAAATTCTGGCTAGTGGCAGTTCTGATAACACAATAAGATTATGGGACATTACTACTGGTCAATGTTTACAAATTTTGGAGGGACACACTGATTCAATACTCTCAATTGCCTTATCGACAGATGATAAGATACTAGCAAGTGGAGCTTCAGATAATACCGTAAGGTTATGGAATACTCAAACTGGAAAATGTTTAAAAATATTACAAGGACATACAAATTCTGTATCTTCAGTTGTTTTTAGTCCAGATGGTCAACTGCTTGCTAGTGCAGGTTATGATGCAACTCTAAAATTATGGGAAATTCAAACAGGTCAATGTAAGTCTACTTTGGAAACACCTAATAATCCAATATTCGCTATTACTTTCAGTCCTGATAGTAAAATACTTGCTAGTAGCAGTAACCAAATAATAAAACTTTGGGATATAAGTACAAATAAATGTATTCAAATATTAGAGGGTCATTTCAATATAGTACGTTCAATTGCTTTCAGTCCAAAAGGTAACAATCTCGTTAGTGGTAGCTATGACAAGACAGTGAGGTTTTGGAATATTAGCACAGGTGAATGCTTTAAAATTTTACAAGGCTATAGTAATTGGGTAAATTCCATTACCTTTAGTTTGGACAGTCAAAAGCTGGCTAGTGGAGATGATTTGGCAATAGTCATATGGGATGTTAGTAGCGGTAAATCTCTCAGAACTCTACAAGGTCATACTCACTGGGTACAGTCAATTGCTTTAAATCAGGATGGTACAATACTTGCCAGTGGCAGTGCAGACAACACAGTCAGACTATGGGATTTTCAAACCGGAGAATGTTTGAAACTTTTACAAGGACATAGCGACTGGGTACAATCTGTTGCTTTCAGTCCAGATAATCAATTACTTGCCAGTGGTAGCGCAGATGGAACTGTAAGATTATGGGAAGTTCCAGTTGGAAGATGCTGGAAGATTTTGCGCTCGAATTACTCAATACGCTCAGTTGCTTTTAGTCTAGATGGCGAAATACTTGCGAGCGGTCTTTCGGATGGAACATTACAGCTATGGAATATTCATACAAGTGAATGCTTAAAAACTTTGCAGGTAGGAAATAATATTGGTACACGTTCAATTGCTTTCAGTCCTGATAGTAAAGTTTTAGCTAGTGGCATCTCTAACGCAAGTGTTGGGTTGTGGAATATTTCCACGGGTGAATTCTTAAGAAGTTTGCAGGCTCATACCGACTCAGTGCTAGCTGTTGCCTTTAGTCCAGATAGTAAAATTCTAGCTAGCAGTGGAGATGACCAAACTGTAATACTTTGGGATATCAACAGTGGTGAATGCCTGAAAATTTTACGAGGTCATTCTCTTTGGATTCGCTCAGTTGCCTTTAGTTCAGACGGCAACATAATTGCTAGCTGTAGTTGTGATAGCACAATCAAACTTTGGAATGTTGAAACAGGAGAGTGTTTGAAAACTTTAATAAATAAAAGACCATACGAAAATATGACCATCACAGGCGTTAGAGGTTTAACCGAAGCTGAAAAAGCCTCACTTAAAGCATTAGGCGCGGTGGAAGATGGAGAATAA
- a CDS encoding type I restriction-modification enzyme R subunit C-terminal domain-containing protein, with protein sequence MKPEEKTRIEIDKLLTAAGWIVQDHKDINLGAGIGIAVREYPLKLGVADYLLFINRNAAGVIEAKAEGSTLSGVEIQSDKYIFNLPSNLRCHRKPLPFAYESTGKETFFRDSRESDYRSRRIFAFHKPETLQEWLQESDTLRERLKQLPEIDTEDLRDCQKDAIAGLFNSFAQNRPRALIQMATGVGKTYTAVSFIYWLIKLARARRVLFLVDRKNLGEQTQKEFQQYITPDDGRKFTELYNVQLLTSNNFDPVSKVCITTIQRVYSMLRGEAEFDVAEEEESLFDRDEENQQPKEVVYSSRIPIETFDFIITDECHRSIYNVWRQTLEYFDAFLVGLTATPSLQTFGFFNQNLVMEYRHEDAVADGVNVGYEVYRIRTQITEQGSTVEAGYHIDRRNRKTRAVRWQELDNDLTYTSNQLDRSVVAIDQIRTVIRTFRDRLFTEIFPGRREVPKTLIFAKDDSHAEDIVRIVREEFGKGNEFCKKITYRTTGEKTENLIASFRNSYNPRIAVTVDMISTGTDIKPLECLLFMRNVKSRTYFEQMKGRGTRTINYTDFQAVTPDAGVKEQFIIVDAVGVCEADKTDSRPLERKRSVTFDKLLQAIALDQRDEDTLMSLAGRLARLDQKLTPSDRTQLESFTGGKSMRQITKDILTALDLDNQIAKAEETFKTENPTEQQQEAAAEELINQACEPFDNPQFRQLLDEIYESKKDNDQIIDVVSQDKVLQAGFDTTARDKVMGTVESFQEFVAAKKDEITALQILYNQPYGQRRLTYEQIKQLANALERPPCNLTTEKLWQAYAQLQADKVRGAGVQKLLTDIISLVRFAMGETETLEPYAVTVEEKFQQWLATKEFTSQQVGWLEKIKEHIATSMRIEPEDLQEMPQEAFQGYQLFGNDLMDILDELNEALAA encoded by the coding sequence ATGAAGCCAGAAGAGAAAACACGGATCGAAATTGATAAATTACTTACTGCTGCTGGATGGATTGTCCAAGACCATAAGGATATTAATCTAGGGGCTGGTATAGGAATTGCAGTTCGTGAATACCCTCTCAAGTTAGGTGTTGCGGACTATTTACTCTTCATCAATCGCAATGCTGCTGGTGTTATTGAAGCTAAAGCAGAAGGCTCTACCCTGAGTGGGGTAGAAATTCAATCGGATAAATATATTTTTAATTTACCCAGTAACCTCAGATGTCACCGCAAACCTTTACCTTTTGCTTACGAAAGTACGGGTAAAGAAACTTTTTTTCGTGACTCCCGCGAATCGGATTACCGTTCCCGGAGAATATTCGCTTTCCACAAGCCGGAAACTTTGCAGGAGTGGTTGCAGGAATCTGATACGCTTCGGGAGCGGTTAAAGCAATTACCCGAAATTGACACAGAAGATTTACGAGATTGCCAAAAAGATGCGATCGCAGGTTTGTTTAATTCTTTTGCTCAAAACCGTCCCAGAGCTTTGATTCAAATGGCTACGGGGGTTGGTAAAACTTATACGGCGGTCAGTTTTATTTACTGGTTAATTAAATTAGCCAGAGCGCGGCGAGTTTTATTTCTGGTGGATAGGAAAAATCTGGGAGAGCAAACCCAGAAGGAGTTTCAGCAGTACATAACTCCCGATGATGGGCGTAAGTTTACCGAACTTTATAATGTGCAGTTATTGACTTCCAATAATTTTGACCCGGTGAGTAAAGTTTGTATCACCACGATTCAGCGTGTTTACTCAATGTTGCGGGGAGAAGCGGAGTTTGATGTTGCAGAGGAAGAAGAATCGCTGTTTGACAGAGACGAGGAAAACCAACAACCGAAGGAGGTTGTTTATAGTTCGAGGATACCGATTGAAACCTTTGATTTTATTATTACCGATGAGTGTCACCGCTCGATTTATAATGTTTGGCGGCAGACTTTAGAGTATTTTGATGCTTTTTTGGTAGGTTTAACGGCTACACCTTCGTTGCAAACCTTTGGCTTTTTCAATCAGAATTTGGTGATGGAATATCGCCACGAAGATGCAGTAGCAGATGGGGTAAATGTGGGGTATGAAGTTTACCGCATTCGCACGCAAATTACAGAACAAGGTAGCACTGTGGAAGCTGGCTATCATATTGATCGACGCAACCGGAAAACCCGTGCGGTACGCTGGCAGGAATTAGATAATGATTTAACCTATACAAGTAATCAATTAGACCGTTCGGTTGTGGCGATTGACCAAATTCGCACGGTAATTAGAACGTTTCGAGATAGGTTATTTACGGAAATTTTTCCCGGTAGAAGGGAAGTTCCCAAAACTTTGATTTTTGCTAAGGATGATTCCCACGCTGAGGATATTGTGCGAATTGTGCGGGAAGAATTCGGCAAAGGGAACGAGTTTTGTAAAAAAATTACTTATCGCACTACAGGTGAAAAAACTGAAAATTTAATTGCTAGTTTTCGTAATTCCTACAATCCCCGGATTGCGGTAACTGTTGATATGATTTCCACGGGGACGGATATTAAACCCCTCGAATGTCTACTGTTTATGCGGAACGTCAAATCGCGGACTTATTTTGAGCAAATGAAAGGAAGGGGAACCCGCACGATTAACTATACGGATTTTCAAGCGGTGACACCCGACGCGGGAGTTAAGGAACAGTTTATTATTGTTGATGCAGTGGGGGTATGCGAGGCAGATAAAACAGATTCTCGCCCTTTGGAGCGTAAACGCAGCGTTACCTTTGATAAATTATTACAAGCAATAGCTTTAGATCAACGGGATGAAGACACGTTGATGTCATTAGCGGGAAGATTAGCGCGGTTAGATCAGAAATTAACCCCAAGCGATCGCACTCAGTTAGAATCCTTTACTGGGGGTAAATCTATGCGGCAAATTACTAAAGATATACTCACTGCTTTAGATTTAGACAACCAAATCGCTAAAGCCGAGGAAACATTTAAAACCGAAAATCCCACCGAACAGCAGCAGGAAGCAGCAGCAGAGGAATTGATTAATCAAGCTTGCGAACCCTTTGATAATCCTCAATTTCGCCAGCTACTTGATGAAATTTATGAAAGTAAGAAGGACAACGACCAAATTATTGATGTAGTCAGCCAGGATAAAGTTTTACAAGCCGGGTTTGATACAACTGCCAGGGATAAGGTAATGGGGACAGTGGAGAGCTTTCAGGAGTTTGTCGCCGCGAAGAAGGATGAAATTACCGCGCTGCAAATCCTGTATAATCAGCCCTACGGACAGCGACGGTTAACCTACGAGCAGATTAAGCAGTTAGCGAATGCCCTAGAACGTCCACCCTGCAACTTGACAACAGAGAAGTTATGGCAAGCTTATGCCCAGTTGCAAGCGGATAAAGTCAGGGGTGCTGGGGTGCAAAAGCTGTTGACAGATATCATTTCTCTGGTACGCTTTGCGATGGGGGAAACGGAGACGTTAGAACCCTACGCGGTGACAGTTGAGGAGAAATTTCAGCAGTGGTTAGCAACAAAAGAGTTTACCTCACAGCAGGTGGGGTGGTTGGAAAAGATTAAGGAGCATATTGCCACCAGTATGAGGATTGAGCCAGAGGATTTACAGGAAATGCCACAGGAAGCGTTTCAGGGTTATCAGTTGTTTGGGAATGATTTAATGGATATTTTGGATGAGTTGAATGAGGCGTTAGCTGCGTAA
- a CDS encoding IS1096 element passenger TnpR family protein, which yields MIKRLFPVPNHLGEQLPILTEDKKQVLQQQTITQNSPGTILRDFQTILEFLQPDGVEVSSTYHQFSLKYLQELNSRLSYPIETNLKRPQQKSYPYIYGLYFVLRTSGLSQVITQGKKTKLVLDEQLLKIWQGFNPTEQYFTLLESWLIWGESEVLGEPRDPFGLLFRCCQFWREIPDEGLNINSYSEQDKLVYYPGLHSLSLFHLFGFLELIPGKPEPAKGWRIAAVKRRPWGDAMIALISEIYDEIEPDREEEEITLNFRIAFEKLKPSLQIYFPEWEQTLVIAKGEFTDAIYTFKVTLLDAWRRIAIPSNFNFDQVAAAFVQAFDFDFEHLYRFIYKDHLGRTFEFSHPFVDIPPNTSDFRLGELPLKTGNHLQFIFDLLDEWEFDLLLEKIEPANAKMKQPKILEIHGEAPTQYGEEEEVY from the coding sequence ATGATTAAACGACTATTCCCCGTTCCCAATCATCTGGGCGAACAACTCCCAATTCTCACGGAAGACAAAAAGCAAGTCCTCCAACAGCAAACCATCACCCAAAATTCCCCAGGAACAATTCTGCGGGACTTTCAAACCATCTTAGAATTTCTCCAACCTGACGGCGTTGAAGTTAGCAGCACTTATCACCAATTCTCCCTCAAATACCTCCAGGAACTAAATTCGCGCTTGAGTTACCCCATTGAAACTAACCTCAAGCGTCCCCAACAAAAATCCTACCCCTACATTTACGGGTTATATTTCGTCCTTCGCACCTCTGGATTGTCTCAAGTTATCACCCAAGGCAAAAAAACCAAATTAGTATTAGACGAACAACTCCTCAAAATTTGGCAAGGCTTCAACCCAACAGAACAATATTTCACACTTTTAGAATCCTGGTTAATTTGGGGAGAAAGCGAAGTCTTAGGCGAACCCAGAGACCCCTTTGGACTATTATTTCGCTGCTGTCAATTTTGGCGAGAAATTCCAGATGAAGGCTTAAATATTAACAGTTACTCTGAACAAGATAAATTAGTCTATTACCCAGGCTTGCACAGTCTTAGCCTCTTTCATTTATTTGGCTTTCTCGAACTCATCCCAGGAAAACCCGAACCTGCTAAAGGCTGGCGAATCGCTGCTGTAAAACGCCGTCCTTGGGGAGATGCAATGATAGCTTTAATCTCCGAAATTTATGATGAAATTGAACCAGACAGAGAAGAGGAGGAAATTACCCTTAACTTCCGCATCGCCTTTGAAAAATTAAAACCATCACTCCAAATCTACTTTCCTGAATGGGAACAAACCTTAGTCATTGCCAAAGGAGAGTTTACCGACGCAATTTATACTTTTAAAGTCACCCTGCTGGATGCTTGGCGACGCATAGCGATTCCCAGTAACTTCAATTTTGATCAAGTCGCCGCAGCATTTGTTCAAGCATTTGATTTTGACTTTGAACACCTCTACCGATTCATTTACAAAGACCATTTAGGGCGTACCTTTGAATTTTCCCATCCCTTTGTTGATATTCCTCCAAACACCAGCGATTTTCGCTTGGGTGAATTACCACTAAAAACAGGAAATCATCTGCAATTTATCTTTGACTTATTGGATGAGTGGGAGTTTGATTTGCTGCTAGAAAAAATTGAGCCTGCTAATGCCAAAATGAAACAGCCCAAAATTCTTGAGATTCATGGTGAAGCACCAACACAGTATGGCGAAGAGGAAGAGGTTTACTGA
- a CDS encoding class I SAM-dependent DNA methyltransferase: MANESSTIVQKLWNYCNVLRDDGVSYSDYVEQLTYLLFLKMVEEQNQLPPPLGKRSTIPTEYSWEALRSQDGDALEIQYRHTLENLGKEKGLLGVIFRKSQNKIQDPAKLKRLVELINSETWIGLDIDVKGEIYEGLLQKNAEDVKGGAGQYFTPRALIKAIVEVMEPQPGQRICDPACGTGGFFLVANDTIIKNYKLDKAQKLFLKNQTFKGFDVADGVVRLCAMNLYLHGIAGDESPVEAKDSLMADPGDRFELVLTNPPFGKKSSITVFNDDGKADKEKIVYRRDDFWATTSNKQLNFLQHVKTLLQINGKAAVVVPDNVLFEGGAGETIRKKLLHECDVHTLLRLPTGIFYAQGVKANVLFFDRKPASADPWTKKLWIYDFRTNQHFTLKTNPIRYENLQDFIQCYSAEKRQERQETERFRAFSYEELMQRDKVSLDIFWLRDESLEDSDNLPAPDVLALEIAEDLGAALELFQSITENLEAKTVIEV; this comes from the coding sequence ATGGCTAACGAATCCTCAACCATCGTTCAAAAACTCTGGAATTACTGCAACGTCCTCCGCGATGATGGCGTTAGCTACAGTGACTATGTAGAACAGCTTACCTATCTGCTGTTCCTGAAGATGGTCGAAGAACAAAACCAACTTCCCCCGCCTTTGGGTAAACGTTCCACCATTCCTACAGAATACAGTTGGGAGGCACTGCGATCGCAAGATGGAGATGCCTTAGAAATCCAGTACCGCCACACCTTAGAAAACCTGGGTAAAGAAAAAGGACTATTGGGGGTTATCTTCCGCAAATCGCAAAACAAAATTCAAGACCCCGCCAAACTTAAGCGTTTGGTAGAACTCATCAACTCGGAAACTTGGATTGGTTTAGATATCGATGTCAAAGGGGAAATTTACGAAGGACTGCTGCAAAAGAACGCTGAAGATGTCAAAGGCGGTGCAGGTCAGTATTTTACGCCAAGGGCATTAATTAAAGCCATTGTAGAAGTCATGGAACCCCAACCAGGACAGCGCATTTGTGATCCTGCTTGCGGTACAGGTGGTTTTTTCTTAGTTGCCAATGACACCATTATCAAAAATTATAAACTCGATAAAGCCCAAAAGCTATTCTTAAAAAATCAAACTTTCAAAGGATTTGATGTCGCTGATGGGGTAGTGCGCCTCTGTGCCATGAATCTGTATTTACACGGTATTGCAGGTGATGAAAGTCCAGTGGAAGCCAAAGATAGCTTGATGGCAGATCCAGGCGATCGCTTTGAATTAGTATTAACAAATCCACCCTTCGGTAAAAAAAGCAGTATCACAGTTTTCAATGATGATGGCAAAGCGGACAAAGAAAAGATTGTATATCGCCGGGATGACTTTTGGGCTACCACATCCAACAAACAGTTAAACTTTCTCCAACACGTCAAAACCCTACTGCAAATCAACGGTAAAGCTGCGGTTGTCGTTCCTGATAACGTCCTGTTTGAAGGTGGTGCTGGTGAAACCATCCGCAAGAAATTACTGCACGAATGCGACGTACATACCTTGCTGCGACTACCTACGGGTATTTTCTACGCTCAAGGTGTCAAAGCTAACGTGTTATTCTTCGATCGCAAACCAGCTAGCGCCGATCCTTGGACTAAGAAACTCTGGATTTACGATTTCAGAACCAATCAGCACTTTACCCTGAAAACCAATCCTATACGCTACGAAAATTTGCAAGACTTTATCCAATGCTATAGTGCGGAAAAACGCCAGGAACGCCAGGAAACAGAAAGGTTTCGAGCCTTTAGCTATGAAGAACTCATGCAACGGGATAAAGTCAGTCTGGATATTTTCTGGCTGAGGGATGAAAGTTTAGAGGACTCCGATAACCTCCCAGCACCGGATGTTCTAGCTTTAGAGATTGCTGAAGATTTAGGAGCAGCGTTGGAACTATTCCAAAGTATCACCGAGAACTTGGAAGCGAAAACTGTCATCGAAGTGTAA
- a CDS encoding restriction endonuclease subunit S, translated as MGEELYELPKGWAYSELRDVAEIIMGQSPPGDSYNQDGIGVPLINGPVEFGPRPFSKTIRSKFTTQPTRMCKKDDLILCVRGSTTGRINIAGFDASIGRGVAAIRSLLYQEYLNIFIHAIREQIYNRGTGSTFPNVSNEAVSSIIVPLPPLPEQHRIVAKIEELFTQLDTGVELLKKVKAKLKRYRQAVLKAAVEGNLTKEWREANQGELEPASVLLERILKQRREKWEAEQLAKMKAQGKTPKDDSWKLKYQEPVAPDTSELRELPDEWVWTTLELVANAVDPQPSHRTPPTVDGGVPYIGMGDIKDGKIDFENSRKVSIEVLKEHQGTSKE; from the coding sequence ATGGGTGAGGAGTTGTATGAGTTGCCGAAGGGTTGGGCATATTCAGAACTTAGAGATGTAGCAGAAATTATTATGGGACAAAGCCCACCAGGAGATTCTTACAATCAAGATGGTATCGGTGTTCCTTTAATTAATGGTCCAGTAGAGTTTGGACCTAGACCATTTTCTAAAACCATTAGATCAAAATTTACAACTCAACCAACACGAATGTGCAAAAAAGATGATTTAATTTTGTGCGTTCGTGGTTCAACCACTGGGCGAATAAATATTGCTGGTTTTGATGCTTCTATTGGTAGAGGAGTGGCTGCTATACGCTCACTCCTATATCAGGAATATTTGAATATATTTATTCATGCAATAAGAGAGCAAATATATAATCGTGGTACTGGTTCAACATTTCCTAATGTAAGTAATGAAGCAGTAAGTAGTATTATTGTTCCCCTTCCTCCACTTCCCGAACAACATCGCATAGTTGCCAAAATAGAAGAACTATTCACCCAACTTGATACAGGGGTAGAGCTACTCAAAAAAGTAAAAGCCAAATTAAAACGCTACCGTCAGGCAGTGCTAAAAGCCGCAGTCGAAGGAAATTTAACTAAAGAATGGCGCGAAGCGAATCAAGGAGAATTAGAACCCGCCTCAGTGTTACTTGAACGCATCCTCAAGCAGCGACGGGAGAAGTGGGAAGCCGAACAACTAGCGAAGATGAAAGCGCAGGGTAAAACTCCCAAGGATGACAGTTGGAAGCTGAAATATCAAGAACCAGTTGCACCGGATACCTCTGAATTACGTGAATTACCTGATGAGTGGGTGTGGACAACTTTAGAGTTAGTTGCTAATGCTGTTGATCCTCAGCCCAGCCATCGCACTCCTCCCACTGTAGATGGTGGTGTTCCTTACATAGGCATGGGTGACATTAAAGACGGAAAAATTGATTTTGAAAATTCTAGAAAAGTATCTATTGAAGTTTTAAAAGAGCATCAAGGGACTTCCAAAGAATAA